From Antennarius striatus isolate MH-2024 chromosome 14, ASM4005453v1, whole genome shotgun sequence, the proteins below share one genomic window:
- the mrps18b gene encoding small ribosomal subunit protein mS40 isoform X2, which translates to MAASVTAAVGALSRLSRPLVRPIRHPPCCLHRLVVSSRLDPRLRGPPSHGFGTAAWLQKEQKVVAEASRYTKQPWAYLESTEYEERYGSSPVWSGYRRNHKGSIPPQKTRKTCIRGEKVSGNPCPICRDPNIIIHPQNVALLEQFISPHSGMVHDTHLTGVCRKQQKKLLEAITTARDEGLLQFQIPYVEFSGEDYSNSHDAVGSTPRPPALTDGDTWYKWYSEIIPDEKEVAKVRKTYKAYLKQGC; encoded by the exons ATGGCTGCCTCCGTGACCGCCGCTGTGGGGGCTCTGTCCCGCCTGTCTCGTCCCCTGGTGCGTCCGATCCGACACCCACCG TGCTGCCTCCACCGGCTGGTGGTGAGTTCGCGTCTGGACCCCCGCTTGCGTGGACCTCCGAGTCACGGTTTTGGGACGGCAGCGTGGCTCCAGAAGGAGCAGAAGGTCGTAGCTGAGGCGTCCCGCTACACGAAGCAACCGTGGGCCTACCTGGagagtacag AGTACGAGGAGCGGTACGGGTCCAGTCCCGTGTGGAGCGGCTACAGGAGGAACCACAAAGGAAGCATCCCCCCACAGAAAACACGCAAGACCTGCATC agaggagagaaagtgagCGGGAACCCCTGTCCGATCTGTCGGGACCCAAACATCATCATCCACCCTCAG AATGTGGCGTTGTTGGAGCAGTTCATCAGTCCTCACAGCGGGATGGTGCACGACACACACCTCACCG GTGTGTGTaggaagcagcagaagaagctcCTGGAGGCCATCACAACCGCTCGAGATGAAG GTTTACTCCAATTTCAAATTCCATACGTAGAATTTTCTGGAGAGGACTACTCCAATTCCCATGATGCTGTGGGGTCCACACCTCGTCCCCCGGCCCTCACTGATGGGGACACCTGGTATAAGTGGTACAGTGAAATAATACCCGATGAAAAGGAAGTGGCTAAAGTCAGGAAGACCTACAAGGCGTACCTGAAGCAGGGCTGCTGA
- the mrps18b gene encoding small ribosomal subunit protein mS40 isoform X1, producing the protein MAASVTAAVGALSRLSRPLCCLHRLVVSSRLDPRLRGPPSHGFGTAAWLQKEQKVVAEASRYTKQPWAYLESTEYEERYGSSPVWSGYRRNHKGSIPPQKTRKTCIRGEKVSGNPCPICRDPNIIIHPQNVALLEQFISPHSGMVHDTHLTGVCRKQQKKLLEAITTARDEGLLQFQIPYVEFSGEDYSNSHDAVGSTPRPPALTDGDTWYKWYSEIIPDEKEVAKVRKTYKAYLKQGC; encoded by the exons ATGGCTGCCTCCGTGACCGCCGCTGTGGGGGCTCTGTCCCGCCTGTCTCGTCCCCTG TGCTGCCTCCACCGGCTGGTGGTGAGTTCGCGTCTGGACCCCCGCTTGCGTGGACCTCCGAGTCACGGTTTTGGGACGGCAGCGTGGCTCCAGAAGGAGCAGAAGGTCGTAGCTGAGGCGTCCCGCTACACGAAGCAACCGTGGGCCTACCTGGagagtacag AGTACGAGGAGCGGTACGGGTCCAGTCCCGTGTGGAGCGGCTACAGGAGGAACCACAAAGGAAGCATCCCCCCACAGAAAACACGCAAGACCTGCATC agaggagagaaagtgagCGGGAACCCCTGTCCGATCTGTCGGGACCCAAACATCATCATCCACCCTCAG AATGTGGCGTTGTTGGAGCAGTTCATCAGTCCTCACAGCGGGATGGTGCACGACACACACCTCACCG GTGTGTGTaggaagcagcagaagaagctcCTGGAGGCCATCACAACCGCTCGAGATGAAG GTTTACTCCAATTTCAAATTCCATACGTAGAATTTTCTGGAGAGGACTACTCCAATTCCCATGATGCTGTGGGGTCCACACCTCGTCCCCCGGCCCTCACTGATGGGGACACCTGGTATAAGTGGTACAGTGAAATAATACCCGATGAAAAGGAAGTGGCTAAAGTCAGGAAGACCTACAAGGCGTACCTGAAGCAGGGCTGCTGA
- the ppp1r10 gene encoding serine/threonine-protein phosphatase 1 regulatory subunit 10 has product MAGGLVDPREILKGVEALLGKDGELRSLEGVPKVFSLMKASTKMVSRCMYLNILLQTKSHDVLNRFIRVGGYRLLNSWLTYSKTTNNTPLLQLILLTLQKLPLKVDHLKQNNTAKLVKQLSKSAETEELRKLASVLVDGWMTTIRSQSVSSSSSSPAEKRKKKEESKVLVRDVKEKSGDEEKKKEKPKAHAPSHAKIRSIGLEMDTPNPAPAKKTPTAPQLGDKYNIKPPVLKRPCTGPSDAPPLEKKYKPLNTPSNAAKEIKVKIIPAQPMECTGFLDALNSAPVPGIKIKKKKPGPTMTANTKAVSPTSNKASPFDSKTSTYSSSPAKPSSPEASASTIPADEKQEVEQPGTPVPSEDPEAADNGEKPNALAEPRGEEEGLTKKGKKKKTVHWAEEEQLKHYFYFDLDETERVNVNKIKDFGEAAKRELMMDRQTFEMARRLSHDAMEERVPWTPPRPLTLAGSLVAAGANSTEKLTQRDREMGILQEIFLSKESVPDSPHEPDPEPYEPMPPRLIPLDEDSSSLDDGFSEPMDTTSQQGSVMAQTENSKLPPVLANLMVNLSNSSRSPQASNATSNPATPSVNVQELISSIMGASGNQSTEDLIKQPDFSDKIKQLLGSLHQNQSQNHGGPPPVNQGLLGHSPGMNSMNNMNMHMQMPMNGGYPPNNSPNGPRFNHPPPPHNHGPPFNAGGGPRMMGPPPGQGRGDNGNYWGDESLRGGHHRGGHFHRGARGRGGEPGFRGRGRGGPRGGHSNMNDMSKRPVCRHFMMKGSCRYENNCAFYHPGVNGPPLPPNHPAMNQHNQHPQHGH; this is encoded by the exons ATGGCAGGAGGACTGGTGGATCCCAGAGAGATTCTGAAGGGAGTGGAGGCGTTGCTGGGAAAAGATGGAGAGTTGCGCAGCCTGGAGGGAGTCCCAAAggtgttcag CCTGATGAAGGCTTCGACCAAGATGGTCAGTAGATGTATGTATCTTAACATCCTGCTCCAGACCAAATCCCACGATGTTCTCAACAG GTTCATTCGGGTTGGGGGCTACAGGCTGCTCAACTCCTGGCTCACCTACTCCAAAACTACCAACAACACCCCCCTTCTGCAGCTCATCCTGCTCACGCTGCAGAAGCTTCCTCTGAAAGTGGATCACCTCAAACAG AACAACACAGCCAAGCTGGTGAAGCAGCTGAGCAAGAGTGCAGAGACTGAAG AACTGAGGAAGTTGGCATCTGTGCTGGTTGATGGCTGGATGACTACAATCCGTTCCCAGAGTGTCTCCAGCAGTAGCAGCTCTCCTGCAG agaagaggaagaagaaagaggagagcaAGGTCCTGGTCAGGGATGTCAAGGAGAAGAGTGGcgatgaggagaaaaagaaggagaagccTAAAGCTCATGCGCCCAGCCATGCAAAGATTCGCTCCATAG GGCTAGAGATGGACACCCCCAACCCTGCTCCTGCTAAGAAGACGCCTACGGCACCACAGTTGGGCGACAAGTACAACATCAAGCCTCCAGTCCTCAAGAGACCATG CACTGGTCCATCAGACGCGCCACctctggaaaagaaatacaaaccTCTAAACACCCCATCTAACGCCGCCAAAGAAATCAAAGTGAAGATCATTCCAGCGCAGC CCATGGAGTGCACAGGGTTCCTAGATGCCCTGAATTCTGCCCCAGTGCCAGGGATCAAgatcaagaagaagaaacctGGCCCCACTATGACAGCGAATACCAAAGCAGTGTCGCCTACGTCTAACAAG GCAAGTCCATTTGACAGCAAAACCTCAACGTATTCTTCGTCACCTGCTAAGCCTTCATCTCCTGAAGCCTCTGCCTCCACCATTCCTGCTGAtgaaaagcaggaagtggagcagCCAGGGACCCCTGTTCCCTCCGAGGACCCAGAGGCTGCCGACAATG GTGAGAAGCCTAATGCTCTGGCAGAACCAcgtggagaagaagaaggtttGACCAAGAAGGGCAAGAAAAAGAAGACTGTTCACTGggcagaggaggagcagctcaaGCACTACTTCTACTTTGATTTGGATGAGACGGAGAGAG TCAACGTCAACAAGATTAAAGACTTTGGTGAGGCTGCCAAAAGAGAGCtgatgatggacagacagacgttTGAGATGGCCCGTCGGCTCTCCCATGATGCAATGGAAGAGAGGGTCCCCTGGACACCCCCTAGGCCACTTACACTGGCTGGCAGCCTGGTAGCGGCTGGAGCCAACAGCACGGAGAAGCTCACCCAGAGGGACCGAGAGATGGGTATCCTGCAAGAGATCTTCCTCAGCAAAGAAAG TGTGCCTGACAGCCCACATGAACCCGACCCAGAGCCTTATGAACCCATGCCACCTCGTCTCATACCTCTGGATGAG GACTCCTCCTCATTGGACGATGGCTTCAGTGAGCCCATGGACACCACGTCTCAGCAGGGCTCTGTCATGGCTCAGACCGAAAACTCCAAGCTGCCCCCTGTCCTCGCCAATCTCATGGTCAACCTGAGCAACAGCTCCCGCAGTCCTCAGGCCTCCAACGCCACCAGCAACCCCGCGACTCCGTCTGTCAACGTGCAGGAGTTGATCTCCTCTATCATG GGGGCTTCTGGTAACCAATCCACTGAAGACTTGATCAAGCAGCCTGACTTCTCAGACAAGATCAAACAGCTTCTGGGCTCCCtgcaccagaaccagagccagaaccacGGTGGACCTCCCCCAG TGAACCAAGGTCTGCTGGGCCACAGTCCCGGTATGAACAGCATGAACAACATGAACATGCACATGCAAATGCCCATGAATGGCGGCTACCCACCCAACAACAGTCCCAACGGGCCTCGATTcaaccaccccccacctccccataACCACGGTCCACCCTTCAATGCCGGTGGAGGCCCACGAATGATGGGACCACCACCGGGCCAGGGTCGGGGAGACAATGGAAACTACTGGGGAGACGAGTCTTTGAGAGGAGGACACCACCGAGGAGGTCACTTCCACCGAGGAGCCCGGGGCCGAGGAGGAGAGCCAGGCTTCAGGGGCCGAGGGCGTGGAGGGCCCAGAGGTGGACACAGCAACATGAATG ACATGTCCAAGAGGCCTGTGTGTCGTCACTTCATGATGAAGGGAAGCTGCAGGTACGAGAACAATTGTGCCTTCTACCACCCTGGAGTCAATGGACCTCCACTGCCCCCCAACCACCCTGCTATGAACCAACACAACCAGCACCCACAGCACGGACACTAG